CACCACAACCTTATAGGctagcctagacccaattagGATTTCACTCTTACACGTGGATGCATttgtggaccttcagagctgccttggtTACAATTGGGTTCGATTACCCTCTCCATAGTCCCATTTTGGTATGATCAGATACGAGTATCAGTTTGAGTATACATGGGCTATATGCTTGATTACCTTTTAGTCGGTTTCTATAGAGTTACCCTTGTACAGCGTCTCATCTAGTGTTTCCGTGTTTATAGGAGTATTTTTTGGTGCCCAGTCTGGATTCGCCTTCGTGGACTAGAGTTAGAGGCAGATTGACCAGAGTATCAGATCAGCCAGACCAGGGAGTAGATCAGAGAGATATGGACTCCCAGGTAGTCACAGTTGACCAGTTTGCTACggccatggcttcgattcaggaggctatagcCGGCCTTGGCCAGAGGATAGACGGGCAGCAGGCCCCACCTTAGGATGGTGCACAGTATGACTCTACGGCACCACCACCCCCTCCACTCAGTCAGCCAGTTCCACACCCGACACCGTATGTTTTGCATAGTCAGACTGATGCTACCCCACTTCCTGTTGTAGCACCCATTCAGGCATCAGAGGATGCACATGCTCGTATGGATAGACTCGAGCAGAGGATGAGACAGATGAGGGTTTCGGATGGAGACATCAgttgggatgattttgatggagcaccggTAGTCAGTTTACCGACTCAGTTCAGGATGCCAGAGATTGAGAGGTATACGGGCATAGGTTGCCCTAAGATTCATTTGAGGTTATACAGTAGTGTGATGAGGGCCCACGGGTTGGATGAGGCCCATTTGATTATGCTTTTTCCCATGTCCTTGAGTGGTGCAGCACAGCGTTGGTTTGCTTCTTTAGACGCTTCACGCCGTAGGACTTGGGATGACTTGGCCCaagagtttttgagacagttcGCGTTTAACACTGTCATTGATGTCTCGAGGAGAGAGTTGGAGGCCTTGAGACAGGGGCCAGATGAGTCAGTTACTTCATTTATCTCCCGATGGAGGGAGAAGATCGCCCAGATTGTTGATCGTCCTTCCGAGAAGGACCAGATTAGTATGATTTTGAGGAGTTTACAGCCTAGATTTGCTAGAcatttgatgggatttcctCATACGGATTTTGGATCCTTGGTACAGGCCCTGTATGGCATAGAGGAGGGCATCGCTAGAGGGTTGTGGCCCGAGTCTTCTCCTTACGATTCAAAGGGGAAGAAACCCTTAGGAGGACAGAGACCAGGAGATGTGAGTGCTATCAGTTCAGTAGGATCGAGATCTCCCAGGCGCTATCAGACATTCGGGCAGACTTCACGAGCCTATTACCCGCAGCGTTATGCTCAGTATAGACCACCCAGGCCCATGATTCCTACATACCTACACCAGACCCCAGAGCCTGTTTTTGCTGCACAGGTCTCGGAGAGGCCTCCTACCTTATATCCTCGGCCTCGAGCTCCACAGACTACTATTCCTCTTGTACAGAGGCCGACACGACAGTTCTCCCAGCTAggtatgcctttgagtcgaGCTTTCCAAAAGCTCATGGAGGGTGGTTTGTTGACTCAGTTGGCACCTAGGCCTGTACCCCAGCCTGTGCCACCACGCTTCAGGATGGATCTACATTGTTCCTACCATCAGGGCCCAGGGCATGACACAGATCATTGCGCCGCCTTGAGACATGCTATACAGGACTTGATAGATCAGGGTCTGGTTAACTTAGGGCAGCCGAGTGTAACCACGAACCCTCTACCGGCTCACTCTACACATACAGTGCCACCACCCCCGGGTGGTATACATCATATAGATTTTGTAGAGGATGACAGCATACACAtgatgagttgggatgatggagTGCCAGAGCCGATTGTTTTGGATGATGGTTATGAGGTTGACACAGTGGGTTCTCAGACTTTTACTCCATTCAGTTTGATTTCAGATTGGATACCATTTGAGTTGACTCCTATTGCACCATCGGCCATAGCACGTCAGGGCCCGCCCGCTCCATTTATCCTACGGCtagatgatgatgatttagagGGGAGAGATGTACAGATTGTGACCCGTAGTGGGAGAGTAGCTCAGCCCCCACCTCTAGTAGCTAGGCCATTTGATGGCGCGGTTTCTCGTGAGGAGAataggagagaggatgatgagatatTGAGGCAGTTACAGAGTACACAGGCACGCATATCTATCTGGAGTTTGTTAGCATCTTctagtactcatagagatgcattGATTCGAGCTTTGAGCCAGATCCGCGTAGAGACCACCACTACCCCGGAGGGGTTGATTCACATGATGACGGCCGACAGGGCCACATGTATTGtgttttcagatgatgacttaCCACCAGAGGGTTCGGACCACACACACCCTTTATATATTATAGTTGGTTGTTCAGGTCGTAGAGTCCCATCCGTCCTATTGGACAATGGCTCAGCCTTGAACGTTTGCCCATTGGCTACTGCTATTGCTCTTGGTTATGCACCTTCAGACTTCGGTACCTCTACACAGACGGTCAGAGCATATGATAGTACTAAgagggaggtcatgggtacTCTGATGATAGAGTTGATGATTGGTCCGACTACATTTCCCATCctatttcaggttttgaggattcccgCATCCTTCAACCTGCTTCTGGGCCGACCATGGATTCACGGGGCCGGGGCTAttccatcttcccttcatcagaaggtgaagtttattcatgatggGCAGGTCATCACAGTTCACTCTACCAGGGATATATTCGCCACTTCTGAGCCAGTACTTCAGATTAGTCATAGTGAGGACGACCTACTTCTGACTGggtttacttttgatgagatacagactctcgagattgaggatttttgtagagactttgtggctatgtcatttgatcagcacAGTAGCATAGTGGTCCTTGATATGATGAGGGGTATGACCTTTCTACCTGGCATGGGGTTAGGACGACGTCAGCAgggaccgagcgagttcatagctgccattgaccatga
Above is a window of Vitis vinifera cultivar Pinot Noir 40024 chromosome 11, ASM3070453v1 DNA encoding:
- the LOC132254620 gene encoding uncharacterized protein LOC132254620; the encoded protein is MGNDVTMDFKSKSRKFETLGKDNKMEASMDDALNETPVNVGNSSNEPYTATMGNETMFDFKKIETSKKDNDKEALIDDPPNATVESMGRCAEDAHGKDHTVFLKAPIQASEDAHARMDRLEQRMRQMRVSDGDISWDDFDGAPVVSLPTQFRMPEIERYTGIGCPKIHLRLYSSVMRAHGLDEAHLIMLFPMSLSGAAQRWFASLDASRRRTWDDLAQEFLRQFAFNTVIDVSRRELEALRQGPDESVTSFISRWREKIAQIVDRPSEKDQISMILRSLQPRFARHLMGFPHTDFGSLVQALYGIEEGIARGLWPESSPYDSKGKKPLGGQRPGDVSAISSVGSRSPRRYQTFGQTSRAYYPQRYAQYRPPRPMIPTYLHQTPEPVFAAQVSERPPTLYPRPRAPQTTIPLVQRPTRQFSQLGMPLSRAFQKLMEGGLLTQLAPRPVPQPVPPRFRMDLHCSYHQGPGHDTDHCAALRHAIQDLIDQGLVNLGQPSVTTNPLPAHSTHTVPPPPGGIHHIDFVEDDSIHMMSWDDGVPEPIVLDDGYEVDTVGSQTFTPFSLISDWIPFELTPIAPSAIARQGPPAPFILRLDDDDLEGRDVQIVTRSGRVAQPPPLVARPFDGAVSREENRREDDEILRQLQSTQARISIWSLLASSSTHRDALIRALSQIRVETTTTPEGLIHMMTADRATCIVFSDDDLPPEGSDHTHPLYIIVGCSGRRVPSVLLDNGSALNVCPLATAIALGYAPSDFGTSTQTVRAYDSTKREVMGTLMIELMIGPTTFPILFQVLRIPASFNLLLGRPWIHGAGAIPSSLHQKVKFIHDGQVITVHSTRDIFATSEPDDVSRDRASS